A region of Rhodamnia argentea isolate NSW1041297 chromosome 9, ASM2092103v1, whole genome shotgun sequence DNA encodes the following proteins:
- the LOC125316644 gene encoding putative adenylate cyclase regulatory protein yields the protein MGGKIEIDGLASLKILRLVSTGISGFPDAIDKLSRLEKLDLHECKILQLLAQSFSKLPSLQHFDLISCDKLQSLPELPACLIALGVTCLHRTLPQLSHLILLKRLGVVGCRSLESMLELPSGILELFVQDCDELKELPSLSNLEFLTKLTIDSCSELTEIKGPEALKYLAQLTVSRCGKLSNLYGLEHLESLRSLWLRMFSKSDDALCPVADDTVQVRGLNKLKNLEELRLGDCQSLVRPDLSQLTRLKQLSICECQNLVEVKGLERLKNLEKLDMEGCSSIEALPDLSGFDNLKDLNIKGCCKLCDVQGLQKVAKVEK from the coding sequence ATGGGAGGGAAAATTGAAATAGATGGGTTGGCTTCACTGAAGATCCTTCGATTAGTATCCACAGGTATTTCTGGCTTCCCCGACGCAATCGATAAGCTCTCTCGTCTTGAGAAACTTGATTTGCACGAGTGCAAGATTTTGCAATTGCTCGCACAAAGCTTCAGTAAGCTGCCTTCTCTGCAACACTTCGATCTAATAAGTTGTGACAAACTTCAGTCGCTGCCAGAGCTTCCTGCATGTTTAATTGCTTTGGGAGTCACTTGTCTGCATCGCACATTGCCTCAACTTTCTCATCTAATCCTCCTAAAAAGGCTCGGCGTCGTGGGTTGCCGATCGCTGGAATCCATGCTGGAGCTTCCCTCAGGAATATTGGAGCTTTTTGTCCAAGATTGtgatgagttgaaagagttaCCGAGTTTGTCAAATTTGGAATTCTTAACAAAATTAACTATTGATTCGTGCAGCGAGCTGACAGAAATCAAGGGTCCTGAAGCATTAAAATACTTAGCACAATTAACTGTATCAAGATGCGGGAAGTTGTCCAACCTCTACGGCCTTGAACATCTAGAGTCTTTGAGATCCTTGTGGTTGAGAATGTTCTCTAAGTCAGATGATGCTCTTTGTCCTGTGGCGGATGATACAGTTCAAGTTCGAGGCCTTAACAAACTGAAAAACTTGGAAGAGCTGCGGTTAGGGGACTGTCAGTCCCTTGTAAGACCGGACCTTTCGCAATTAACACGTCTGAAGCAATTAAGCATTTGCGAATGCCAGAATCTAGTCGAAGTTAAAGGCCTTGAaagattgaaaaacttggaaaaaTTGGATATGGAGGGGTGTAGTTCCATTGAAGCATTACCAGACCTCTCGGGCTTCGATAACCTTAAAGATTTGAACATTAAAGGGTGCTGCAAGCTCTGTGATGTTCAGGGACTGCAGAAAGTCGCGAAGGTGGAAAAATGA